ATACAAATGGAACTGCATTTCCAATAGTTAGCAAAGATGGTGTTACACCACTTTGGGTGAGCTCGCAAGATTATAGCGGGGTGCTTAAAGTTGCCGAACATTTGCAGGCAGACATAAAACGCGTAACTGGTAAAAAAAGCGTAATTGTTCAAGACAAGGCGTCTGGAAAAACTGGCATTATCATAGGTACCATTGGTAAAAATCCGCTAATCGACCAGTTAATTGCTAGTGGCAAAATAGATGCGAGCCAAGTCGCTGGTAAATGGGATACCTATGCGTTACAAACGGTTGATAACCCTACCAGCGATATCGCTCAAGCTTTGGTGATTTTTGGTAGTAATAAGCGTGGCACTATTTATGGCATGTATGATTTGTCACGCAATATGGGGGTCTCGCCTTGGTATTGGTGGGCAGATGCGCCTATTCAAAAAAAACATAACGTATACGTAAAACCCGGCTTCTACACAGCTGGCGAGCCTAAAGTAAAATATCGCGGTATCTTTATAAATGATGAAAATCCATCTTTAACCAATTGGGTGGTTGAAAATTACGGAAGTTATAACCACAAATTTTACGATAAGGTTTATGAACTTATATTAAGAAATCGTGGTAATTTTTTATGGCCGGCAATGTGGCCTGGCCCACGAGAAATATCAGCTCATGCTTTTTTTGCAGATGACCCAATGAATCATAAATTGGCCGACGAATATGGAGTCGTTATTTCAACAACTCATCACGAGCCTATGATGCGTGCTGCAGATGAGTGGTATCGAGGTGATTTTGGCCCTTGGGACTACAAAACCAATAAAGATTTTTTTCAAGAGTATTGGCGCGGTGGTATCGAACGCATGGGTGACTACGAAAGTGTTGTTACAGTAGGTATGCGTGGTGACGGAGACACAGCGTTACCTGGTGGCACTCAAGTTGAACTTATGCAAAGTATTATTCGAGACCAACGTGAAATTATTGAAGATGTAACAGGAAAACCAGCAGAAAAAACGCCACAAGTTTGGGCTATTTATAAAGAGATGCAAGACTACTGGGATAAAGGCACACGGGTAGCTGAAGATATTACAATTTTGTTTTGTGATGATAACTGGGGTAATATTAAGAGTTTACCCAAAAAGTCAGACTTAGCGCGTTCGGGCGGTTTTGGTATATATTATCACTTTGATTATGTTGGGGGGCCTAAATCTTACAAATGGGCGAATGTAACGCAAATCGAAAAAGTTTGGGAGCAAATGAACCTTGCTTATGAACACGGTGCTAATGAAATTTGGGTAGTGAATGTTGGTGATATTAAACCACATGAGTTGCCGACCAGTTTCTTTTTGGATTTTGCTTGGAACCCTGAAAAAATTCGCCAGGACGATTTGCCTGATTATTATGTACAGTGGGCCACAGAGCAATTTGGTTCGGAACATGCTTCAGAAATTGCAAACATTTTAGCGCTATATACTAAGTTTAACGCTCGTCGGACACCTGAAATGATAGATGCCACAACCTATAGCGTTGAGCATTATCGTGAAGCTGAGCGCATTACCAATGAATATAATGAATTGTTAGCGCAAGCTAAAACCCTATTCAACAAACTTCCAAAAAGCCACCGCTCAAGTTTTTACCAATTGGTATTGTTTCCAGTTGAGTCCGCTGCTAATTTAAATGAAATGTATGTAGCTGCTGCAAAGAACAAATTTTACATTGACCGTGGTGCTTCTCGCTCAGCAAACGCTTACGCAGACAAAACTAAAGCTTTATTTTACAAAGATGAAGCGTTGCACGAATATTTCCACAATGAACTGGAAGATGGCAAGTGGAATCACATGATGGCACAAACGCATATAGGCCATCCTCATTGGTATTCTCCGTCAATCAATAGCATGCCAGCTGTTCAGTATGCTCACACCACGGGTAAAGCTGCTGATATTGGTTTTCACGTAGAGTATGGCACCATATATCACTTTGGTGGTGTGCGTTTTGACGGTTTAAAGTGGCATTATCACAACCGTTTACCACAATTTGATCCAGTAAATGATCAGAGCTACTTCATTGAAGTATTCAACAAAGGCGCTGAAGATTTATCCTACAAGCTTGAGCCTCAACATCCATGGGTAAAACTAACTAAGTCGCAAGGTACAATCGCCACCGATGAAAAAGTGTATGTATCAATCGATTGGAAGCAAGCACCTCAAGGACTTGAGGTTGGTGAGGTTTTATTGTCTGGTGCTGGAGTTGAATACACAATTTTAGTGCCGATTCGAAACGAAATGCCAAAAGGTAAAGGTTTTATTGAAAACAACGGTGTTGTATCGATTGAAGCTGCACATTATCAACGCGCACAAGGCAAAAATAACATTAAATGGATCACCATTCCAAACTATGGTCGTACCGATTCTGCAGTAACCGTTTCACCCAGTACAGCCGATACGCAAAGTTTGAATGCATCAACACCGCATTTGCAGTATACCTTTACCTTATTTGATAACACGGATATCAAACTAGACACTTATCTAGCACCTACTTACAACTTTAAACGTGGTGAAGGACTTAAGTTTGCAGTCTCCATTGATGATAAAAAACCACAAATTGTAAATATGCATGAGACCGAAGGCGTTTGGGGTAAAAGAGCAGGGGATCACGCTGCAATTGAAACGACAGAGCATAAAAGTCTTAAAGCAGGTGAACACACATTAAAAATATGGATGATTGATGCAGGCGTCGTATTCCAGAAATTCGTCTTAGATACAGGTGGCATTAAAACACATGAGGTCAAATCTAAAGGCGTATTTGACAGTCCGATCACAAATAAAGGCGGGCTAAAACCCAGCTATCTCGGCCCACCTATGAGTCATTATGAAAATTAGTTTTGTTTTATAATTAGAATCAATTTTAAAACCTGTTAGGTAGGCAAAAACCAATCTAACAGGTTGTTTTTGTTTCTTGAACCATCCTACATTACAAAAAAGTTGTTATTGTTATATTGACTATATTTTACGGGGGTGTTAGCATTTTGTAACAATACGAAATGGAGCACAATATGTTTGTCAAACTCAACTGGGTGGTTTTACTCTTTAGCATTTCGCTCTGCTCATATGCGAGTTCTAGCATCGAATTAGAGCTAGAATCATATTCTGATCAAGCGTTATTCCCGCCTTTTACAATTGAATTCGACAGTTCAGCCTCAAATCAAGCTTATGTAATTTGGCCAGACCAGTCGAACAGCGCTTTTGTATCACCATCTGACGACTCAGCAGGGCAAATAGCCATCCCTTTTAATTTAACTGAAACGGCTGATGTAACATTTCAATTACGGGCAGATATGGTAGGGGCAAATAATGATTCGATTTTTTATCGTTTAGATTCAGCTCCTTGGAGCACAAAAAACAACATTGCGACCTCAGGATGGCAAGATATCAATGTGCAAACATTCAGCAATGTATCTAGCGGTCATCATGTATTATACCTCTCCAGGCGTGAAGACGGTGCTAAATTAGATAGCGTTAACTTGCAAGTCAGTGCGGGTTCCATACATTCAGAAAGTAGTATAACGGTTGAGTTAGAGGCATTTAGTTGGCAAAGTAACTTTGCACCATTTGAAGCTCAGACTGATTCGAACGGTGGTGTAGAATATGTCGTTTGGCCCAATGGCAATCATGATGCTTTTTTAACGCCGACTAACAACTCTGCGGGTCAAATCGCCGTTACTTTTTCTCTATCGGCGGCTGCAGATGTCGCCTTGTCTATCAATGCAGATTTGCCGAATGCAAGTGATGATTCATTTTTTTACAAATTAAACAATGAGAATTGGCATACACAAAATAACTTGCGTACGATTGGTTGGCAGACATTCCCCTTACAAACATTTTCTAATGTATCCGCGGGCACACATACAGTGTATTTCTCAATTAGAGAAGACGGTGCAAAGCTTGATAACATTAGGTTAAATGCAACTAAAGGATTGGTAAAATTAGTTGAAACACGCGTAATTACCCGTAACCCACTGCGACGCAACTTATCGCCGACTAGCCCAATGTATCTAGTTCATGTTTCATACAATGTCGACGATGAACCTTTGGAGGTTATCGACGCCATACCTGCTGATATTCGCCCTTATGTAGTACTAAACCTCAACCCTGCTGGAACAGAAATAGGCAGCAATGAAGGATATGAGTTGATGAAGAAATGGCTTGAAGTAGCTTTACAACATGACATGTGGGCTATGGTTCAACCATCTGCGGGTATTAGAAATAGAATGGATGATATGTCTACCGTTCTATATGAAAAACTCTATCAAGATTTCCCAAATTTAATTGGTTATAACTGGTCCGAGCAAACTTGGGGATATGATGAACAAAGCTTTTATCAAAGATTAAACCTACTAGCCGATTTAATCGAAATCAGTGCTGAATATGGCGGTTTT
The sequence above is a segment of the Catenovulum adriaticum genome. Coding sequences within it:
- a CDS encoding glycosyl hydrolase 115 family protein — protein: MLNMLARNANKVLKNNSACLLIALLSFGVISCTDTKPTSLPQSTKVEHLVQSYITTTNTNGTAFPIVSKDGVTPLWVSSQDYSGVLKVAEHLQADIKRVTGKKSVIVQDKASGKTGIIIGTIGKNPLIDQLIASGKIDASQVAGKWDTYALQTVDNPTSDIAQALVIFGSNKRGTIYGMYDLSRNMGVSPWYWWADAPIQKKHNVYVKPGFYTAGEPKVKYRGIFINDENPSLTNWVVENYGSYNHKFYDKVYELILRNRGNFLWPAMWPGPREISAHAFFADDPMNHKLADEYGVVISTTHHEPMMRAADEWYRGDFGPWDYKTNKDFFQEYWRGGIERMGDYESVVTVGMRGDGDTALPGGTQVELMQSIIRDQREIIEDVTGKPAEKTPQVWAIYKEMQDYWDKGTRVAEDITILFCDDNWGNIKSLPKKSDLARSGGFGIYYHFDYVGGPKSYKWANVTQIEKVWEQMNLAYEHGANEIWVVNVGDIKPHELPTSFFLDFAWNPEKIRQDDLPDYYVQWATEQFGSEHASEIANILALYTKFNARRTPEMIDATTYSVEHYREAERITNEYNELLAQAKTLFNKLPKSHRSSFYQLVLFPVESAANLNEMYVAAAKNKFYIDRGASRSANAYADKTKALFYKDEALHEYFHNELEDGKWNHMMAQTHIGHPHWYSPSINSMPAVQYAHTTGKAADIGFHVEYGTIYHFGGVRFDGLKWHYHNRLPQFDPVNDQSYFIEVFNKGAEDLSYKLEPQHPWVKLTKSQGTIATDEKVYVSIDWKQAPQGLEVGEVLLSGAGVEYTILVPIRNEMPKGKGFIENNGVVSIEAAHYQRAQGKNNIKWITIPNYGRTDSAVTVSPSTADTQSLNASTPHLQYTFTLFDNTDIKLDTYLAPTYNFKRGEGLKFAVSIDDKKPQIVNMHETEGVWGKRAGDHAAIETTEHKSLKAGEHTLKIWMIDAGVVFQKFVLDTGGIKTHEVKSKGVFDSPITNKGGLKPSYLGPPMSHYEN